In Elusimicrobiota bacterium, the following proteins share a genomic window:
- a CDS encoding RNA-binding protein — MGKKLFVGGLPYETNDAQLKELFGACGTVVSAKVIIDKMTNRSKGFGFVEMSTDEQAQAALLKYNNFTLGTRRIMVNEARPMEPRPAGGYPPRPAFGGGAPGGGAPRPSGGFGERNPNFGADSKAFSDRKNRYDNKKKGRGGEGFEKKGGFGGKGGKKGKNDDDFDNDGW; from the coding sequence ATGGGTAAGAAGCTGTTCGTGGGAGGCCTTCCGTACGAGACGAACGACGCTCAGTTGAAGGAGCTGTTCGGCGCGTGCGGGACCGTGGTGAGCGCGAAGGTGATCATCGACAAGATGACCAACCGCTCCAAGGGCTTCGGATTCGTCGAGATGTCCACGGACGAGCAGGCCCAGGCCGCTCTCCTGAAGTACAACAACTTCACCCTCGGCACCCGCCGCATCATGGTCAACGAGGCGCGCCCGATGGAGCCGCGCCCGGCCGGCGGCTACCCGCCCCGCCCCGCCTTCGGCGGCGGCGCGCCCGGCGGCGGCGCCCCCCGGCCCTCCGGCGGCTTCGGCGAGCGCAACCCCAACTTCGGCGCCGACAGCAAGGCCTTCTCCGACCGCAAGAACCGCTACGACAACAAGAAGAAGGGCCGCGGCGGCGAGGGCTTCGAGAAGAAGGGCGGCTTCGGCGGCAAGGGCGGGAAGAAGGGGAAGAACGACGACGATTTCGACAACGACGGCTGGTAG
- a CDS encoding radical SAM protein: protein MAVDKRFVLTGAKRVLDSRPMYAQVVVTDDCNLTCSYCDEYTPGAPIIPLETMKARIDKLDELGVLVYDFLGGETMMHPQIAELVAHVKSKRGGSNLATIITNGFLLTKKNILDLNEAGLDFMQVSVDTLHPTDWSDKSLKSVLPKLKLLAETAKFQVEIQSVLNEENLNNYDEFRATLKELPFAFGFSIMHGKGGQIAIKGEKYLQLLDKYGVFEGVNFYGEHLKEMLNGDFSRPWKCLGGFKFLYVTAAGSIQWCAQQRGVSLDLMTTTPERLRTNDVHKPCEAGCSLGCVRMVSHTLGEPLKTFGASVKLAIGMSKPKAKACAPDKTPAAA, encoded by the coding sequence ATGGCCGTCGACAAGCGATTCGTCCTCACCGGCGCGAAAAGAGTCCTCGACTCGCGCCCCATGTACGCCCAGGTCGTCGTCACCGACGACTGCAACCTGACGTGCTCCTACTGCGACGAGTACACCCCGGGCGCGCCCATCATCCCGCTCGAGACGATGAAGGCCCGCATCGACAAGCTCGACGAGTTGGGCGTCCTCGTCTACGATTTCCTGGGCGGAGAGACGATGATGCACCCGCAGATCGCGGAGCTGGTCGCCCACGTGAAGTCCAAGCGCGGCGGCTCCAACCTCGCCACGATCATCACCAACGGTTTTCTCCTCACGAAGAAGAACATCCTCGACCTGAACGAGGCCGGCCTCGATTTCATGCAGGTCTCGGTCGATACCCTCCACCCCACCGACTGGTCCGACAAGTCGTTGAAGTCCGTTCTGCCGAAATTAAAGCTCTTGGCCGAAACGGCGAAGTTCCAAGTCGAGATCCAATCCGTTCTCAACGAGGAGAACCTCAACAACTACGACGAGTTCCGCGCCACCCTGAAGGAGCTCCCCTTCGCCTTCGGCTTCTCGATCATGCACGGCAAGGGCGGCCAGATCGCCATCAAGGGCGAGAAGTACCTCCAGCTCCTCGACAAGTACGGCGTCTTCGAGGGCGTCAATTTCTACGGCGAGCACCTCAAGGAGATGCTCAACGGGGACTTCTCCCGCCCGTGGAAGTGCCTCGGCGGCTTCAAGTTCCTCTACGTGACCGCGGCCGGCTCGATCCAGTGGTGCGCCCAGCAGCGCGGCGTCTCCCTCGACCTGATGACGACCACGCCCGAGCGCCTGCGGACGAACGACGTGCACAAGCCCTGCGAGGCCGGCTGCTCCCTGGGCTGCGTGCGCATGGTGTCCCACACGCTCGGCGAGCCGCTGAAGACCTTCGGCGCGAGCGTCAAGCTCGCCATCGGCATGAGCAAGCCGAAGGCGAAGGCCTGCGCGCCCGACAAGACGCCCGCCGCGGCCTGA
- a CDS encoding peroxiredoxin, translating into MPESKTKPVAVGDKAPNFSAADETGRTWSLKALKGKTVVLYFYPKDNTSGCTTEACDFRDRYDSFVKKGARILGVSPDSAKSHAGFKAKHGLPFPLLADEDKEICQAYGVWQEKSLYGRKFMGVVRSTFVIGPTGRILQAARKVSVSGHAEAILEAV; encoded by the coding sequence GTGCCTGAGAGCAAAACGAAGCCCGTCGCCGTCGGCGACAAGGCCCCCAACTTCTCCGCCGCCGACGAGACCGGCCGCACCTGGTCCCTCAAGGCGCTCAAGGGCAAGACCGTCGTCCTCTATTTCTACCCGAAGGACAACACCTCCGGCTGCACGACCGAGGCCTGCGACTTCCGCGACCGCTACGACTCCTTCGTCAAGAAAGGCGCGCGCATCCTCGGCGTCAGCCCCGACTCGGCGAAGTCCCACGCCGGCTTCAAGGCCAAGCACGGCCTGCCGTTCCCGCTCCTCGCCGACGAGGACAAGGAGATCTGCCAGGCCTACGGCGTCTGGCAGGAGAAGTCCCTCTACGGCCGCAAGTTCATGGGCGTCGTGCGCTCGACCTTCGTGATCGGGCCGACCGGCCGGATCCTGCAGGCCGCGCGCAAGGTGTCCGTCTCAGGCCACGCCGAAGCCATCCTGGAGGCCGTCTAA
- a CDS encoding alpha/beta hydrolase encodes MRILPLLLAAALSGCTNVFLQPDHVHRYLPTREEGDWQEVRFKSGDGTELLGIWFNARQTPSKGVVVHFHGNGENMTSHYLFVYWLAAQGYDVFTFDYRGYGGSAGKKSLSGAVEDSVAALRVARGRAGGSRERLIVLGQSLGGALALAALDRDGGEGVRGVILDSTFASYRETARLKLGSVWPTWLFQYPLSALLISDRFAPKRMVARRKPVPLLMIHAVGDPIVPYSQGRRLFDLAPGPKEFWKLDSAGHTEALYARASQYRPPLLAWLDRVLD; translated from the coding sequence ATGCGAATACTCCCTCTCCTGCTGGCGGCGGCGCTCTCGGGCTGCACGAACGTCTTCCTCCAGCCCGACCACGTCCACCGCTATCTTCCCACCCGCGAGGAGGGGGACTGGCAGGAGGTCCGTTTTAAATCCGGGGACGGCACCGAACTTCTCGGCATATGGTTCAACGCCCGCCAGACCCCGTCGAAGGGCGTCGTCGTCCACTTCCACGGCAACGGGGAGAACATGACGAGCCATTACCTGTTCGTGTACTGGCTGGCGGCCCAGGGTTACGACGTGTTCACCTTCGATTACCGGGGCTACGGCGGCTCCGCGGGCAAGAAGTCCCTGTCCGGCGCGGTCGAGGACTCCGTCGCGGCCCTGCGCGTGGCGCGCGGACGCGCGGGAGGCTCCCGCGAGCGGCTGATCGTCCTGGGCCAAAGCCTGGGCGGCGCGCTCGCCCTCGCCGCGCTCGACCGGGACGGGGGGGAGGGCGTGCGCGGCGTGATCCTGGACTCGACCTTCGCTTCCTACCGGGAGACGGCGAGGCTCAAGCTCGGGAGCGTCTGGCCGACCTGGCTGTTCCAGTATCCCCTATCGGCCCTGCTCATCAGCGACCGCTTCGCTCCCAAGCGTATGGTCGCCCGGCGCAAGCCCGTGCCCCTGCTCATGATCCACGCCGTCGGCGACCCCATCGTCCCCTACTCCCAGGGCCGCAGGCTCTTCGACCTCGCCCCCGGCCCGAAGGAGTTCTGGAAGCTCGACAGCGCGGGCCACACCGAGGCCCTCTACGCCCGCGCCTCCCAATACCGCCCGCCCCTTCTCGCCTGGCTCGACCGCGTGCTGGATTAG
- a CDS encoding HEAT repeat domain-containing protein — MILALAAVMMSASALAAPGFVPRAGYGAPASRAEEFPPNAKLLGEAEDPLEALTAEDGDLRDALISPPSPAWLMAGLRASNPADRLAAVHSAAVPRHVAAVPPLSAVMLRLDEKPEIRAAAATALGRIGDAVSAPALGEALNDPVPDVRYAAALALGRVPADGAATRLTRALRTDASWWVRYAAVLALGRTKKGFVVGALEDALRLEPKWQVRMLAVRSLQDVGSPRAAEAIAQALRDPDSGVRTAAALALGRIGDDSHLHSLSAALKAETDLSARSAQSSAFRRILSKP, encoded by the coding sequence ATGATCCTGGCTCTCGCCGCCGTCATGATGTCCGCGTCCGCCCTCGCGGCGCCGGGCTTCGTCCCCCGTGCCGGCTACGGCGCCCCCGCCTCGCGCGCCGAGGAGTTCCCGCCGAACGCCAAGCTCCTCGGCGAGGCGGAGGATCCGCTCGAGGCGCTGACCGCCGAGGACGGCGACCTGCGCGACGCCCTGATCTCCCCGCCCTCTCCGGCCTGGCTGATGGCAGGCCTGCGCGCCTCCAATCCGGCCGACCGCCTCGCCGCGGTCCATTCCGCGGCCGTGCCCCGCCACGTCGCCGCGGTCCCCCCGCTGTCCGCCGTGATGCTCCGCCTCGACGAGAAGCCCGAGATCCGCGCCGCCGCGGCCACCGCGCTGGGCCGCATCGGCGACGCGGTCTCCGCCCCCGCCCTCGGCGAGGCGCTCAACGATCCCGTGCCCGACGTCCGCTACGCCGCCGCCCTGGCGCTCGGCCGCGTCCCCGCCGACGGGGCCGCCACGCGCCTGACCCGAGCGCTGCGCACCGACGCCTCCTGGTGGGTCCGCTACGCCGCCGTCCTGGCCCTCGGCCGCACCAAGAAAGGCTTCGTCGTCGGCGCGCTGGAGGACGCGCTCCGCCTCGAGCCGAAATGGCAGGTCCGCATGCTCGCCGTGCGCTCCCTCCAGGACGTCGGAAGCCCCCGCGCCGCCGAGGCGATCGCCCAGGCCCTGCGCGACCCGGACAGCGGCGTGCGCACCGCCGCCGCCCTCGCCCTGGGCCGCATCGGCGACGACTCCCACCTCCATTCCCTGAGCGCCGCCCTCAAAGCCGAGACCGACCTCTCCGCGCGCTCCGCCCAGTCCTCCGCCTTCCGCCGCATCCTCTCGAAGCCTTAA
- a CDS encoding DUF4105 domain-containing protein, whose translation MTTPRVLLTLALLLVPRGLSAAEPSYREELSARARGLSLSGERKWLKLLHYRPKGKGWRSEADGGSFFLAPDGRTDPGAELEADLAAFFEPAPAEGQHPQCRFPARYHWLKGKLAFDPAKLPERACPDFEAWRGAIDASAVSVVFASAFLNNPASMYGHTFLRLHRRGGGDALLDYTINFAATPDTSNALVYTLKGLNGSFKGEYSLLPFYMKTQEYGSLEMRDLWDYRLNLTPAQIDDLIRHGWEMGSTHFNYYFFTKNCSYQLLTLLEAADETLDVGSGFFWSVIPADTVRVLRERPGFVDPPQYRPSFVSEIKARRARAGAAELALATRLGREVTAEGLQSVTAFPKASQALILESANDYLRYRKGYYLEQSAETVDAVHALQRARGRLGLPPAPAPLERPVPLESGHDTARLGLGGGASSRGSFEELAWRPSLHDLSSVDEGYIPDSQLEMGALRLRFDNDAREAYIERLDVAAIVSMSPWDPWVRKPSWKLSTGVDQAKELGCSGASCMYYDLNAGGGLSAQSRLWRRELYYALAETDFGFGPVLAQDWRAGAGGTAGVIVDLTSRWRMLGEATYIEYAQRSAARQRMRLTSSVRLTRDTEIRLVLDRRTPHEEAGAMFFLFF comes from the coding sequence GTGACGACCCCTCGCGTCCTCCTGACGCTCGCCCTGCTCCTCGTCCCTCGCGGCCTTTCGGCCGCGGAGCCTTCCTATCGCGAGGAGCTCTCCGCCCGGGCGCGCGGCCTGAGCCTGTCCGGCGAGCGAAAATGGCTCAAGCTGCTCCACTACCGTCCCAAGGGCAAGGGCTGGCGCAGCGAGGCGGACGGAGGGAGCTTCTTCCTCGCGCCGGACGGCCGGACGGACCCCGGCGCCGAGCTCGAGGCCGATCTCGCCGCTTTCTTCGAGCCCGCGCCGGCCGAGGGCCAGCATCCCCAGTGCCGCTTCCCGGCGCGCTACCATTGGCTCAAGGGGAAGCTGGCCTTCGATCCCGCGAAGCTCCCCGAGCGCGCCTGCCCGGATTTCGAGGCCTGGAGGGGGGCCATCGACGCGTCCGCGGTGTCGGTCGTCTTCGCCAGCGCCTTCCTCAACAACCCCGCCTCGATGTACGGCCACACCTTCCTGCGGCTGCACCGCCGGGGCGGCGGCGACGCCCTGCTCGACTACACGATCAACTTCGCGGCGACCCCGGACACCAGCAACGCCCTCGTCTACACCCTCAAGGGCCTCAACGGCTCGTTCAAGGGGGAATACTCCCTCCTGCCGTTCTACATGAAGACGCAGGAGTACGGCAGCCTCGAGATGCGCGATCTTTGGGACTATCGGCTGAACCTGACGCCCGCCCAGATCGACGACTTGATACGCCACGGCTGGGAGATGGGCAGCACGCACTTCAACTACTACTTCTTCACGAAGAACTGCTCCTACCAGCTGCTGACCCTCCTCGAGGCGGCCGACGAGACACTCGACGTCGGCTCGGGCTTCTTCTGGAGCGTCATCCCGGCCGACACCGTCCGCGTCCTGCGGGAGCGTCCCGGCTTCGTGGACCCGCCGCAGTACCGCCCGTCCTTCGTCTCCGAGATCAAGGCCCGGCGCGCGCGCGCGGGCGCCGCGGAGCTCGCGCTCGCCACGCGTCTGGGCCGCGAGGTCACCGCGGAGGGCCTCCAGAGCGTGACGGCGTTCCCGAAGGCGAGCCAAGCCCTGATCCTGGAGTCCGCGAACGACTACCTCCGCTACCGCAAGGGCTACTACTTGGAGCAGAGCGCCGAGACCGTCGACGCCGTCCACGCCCTGCAGCGGGCGCGGGGCCGCCTCGGCCTGCCGCCGGCCCCGGCGCCGCTCGAGCGGCCGGTCCCGCTCGAGTCAGGACACGACACCGCGCGCCTGGGCCTCGGAGGCGGCGCGTCGAGCCGGGGCTCGTTCGAGGAGTTGGCCTGGCGGCCCTCCCTGCACGACCTCTCCTCGGTCGACGAGGGCTACATCCCGGACAGCCAGCTCGAGATGGGCGCTCTGCGCCTGCGCTTCGACAACGACGCGCGCGAGGCGTACATCGAGCGTCTCGACGTCGCCGCCATCGTCTCGATGTCCCCGTGGGACCCTTGGGTGCGCAAACCCTCCTGGAAGCTGTCCACCGGCGTGGACCAGGCCAAGGAACTGGGCTGCTCCGGGGCGTCCTGCATGTACTACGACCTCAACGCCGGGGGCGGCCTGTCCGCGCAGAGCCGCCTATGGCGGCGGGAGCTGTATTACGCTTTGGCCGAGACCGACTTCGGCTTCGGGCCGGTCCTGGCGCAGGATTGGCGGGCCGGGGCCGGCGGCACGGCCGGCGTGATCGTCGACCTGACCTCGCGCTGGCGGATGCTCGGCGAGGCGACGTACATCGAGTACGCGCAGCGCTCCGCGGCGCGCCAAAGAATGCGGCTGACGAGCTCCGTGCGCCTGACCCGGGACACGGAGATCCGGCTCGTCCTCGACCGGCGGACGCCGCACGAGGAGGCGGGCGCGATGTTCTTTCTCTTCTTCTGA
- a CDS encoding 4Fe-4S dicluster domain-containing protein, whose protein sequence is MPAPQNDSRRAALVKGASKARIKALINLDACTGCEVCIAVCPVPSCIEKFGDDEPAAKGVYVNYDICIGCQLCAKDCPWDTIRMVPSASVAMDQTSLDSQLTHEHAVFEKPELVPEELRGFVAKAPKDDPAVLGVFGKQNPVVPGLMSPK, encoded by the coding sequence ATGCCCGCTCCCCAGAACGACTCGCGCCGCGCCGCCCTCGTCAAAGGCGCGTCCAAAGCCCGGATCAAGGCGCTCATCAACCTCGACGCCTGCACCGGCTGCGAGGTCTGCATCGCCGTCTGCCCCGTCCCGTCCTGCATCGAGAAGTTCGGCGACGACGAGCCCGCGGCCAAGGGCGTCTACGTCAACTACGACATCTGCATCGGCTGCCAGCTCTGCGCGAAGGACTGCCCGTGGGACACCATCCGCATGGTGCCCTCGGCCTCCGTCGCGATGGACCAGACCTCCCTCGACTCCCAGCTCACCCATGAGCACGCCGTCTTCGAGAAGCCCGAGCTCGTGCCCGAGGAGCTGCGCGGCTTCGTCGCGAAGGCCCCGAAGGACGACCCCGCCGTCCTCGGCGTCTTCGGCAAGCAGAACCCCGTCGTCCCGGGGCTCATGAGCCCGAAGTAA
- a CDS encoding polyisoprenoid-binding protein yields the protein MRKLLVVAAVLAVLSPAVRAETYEIDSAHSQVGFRIKHLVGKVPGRFTGFSGVIEFTPGKPESWKVAAKIDPATINTDNEKRDGHLKSPDFFDVAKYPEMTFKSTKVSDVKGETAKLHGELTMHGVTKPVVLDLELGGTTKDPWGNTRAGFTAAGTINRKDFGIVWNKTLDTGGLMLGDEVAVSLDIESVLKAKEAPAKAPEKK from the coding sequence ATGCGCAAGCTGCTCGTCGTCGCCGCCGTCCTCGCCGTCCTCTCTCCCGCCGTCCGCGCCGAAACCTACGAGATCGACTCCGCCCACTCGCAGGTCGGCTTCCGCATCAAGCATCTCGTCGGGAAGGTCCCCGGCCGCTTCACGGGCTTCTCCGGCGTCATCGAGTTCACGCCCGGTAAGCCGGAGTCCTGGAAGGTCGCCGCGAAGATCGACCCCGCGACGATCAACACCGACAACGAGAAGCGCGACGGCCACCTGAAGTCCCCGGACTTCTTCGACGTCGCCAAGTACCCCGAGATGACCTTCAAGTCGACGAAGGTCTCGGACGTCAAGGGCGAGACGGCCAAGCTGCACGGCGAGCTGACCATGCACGGCGTGACCAAGCCCGTCGTCCTCGACCTCGAGCTCGGCGGCACGACCAAGGACCCGTGGGGGAACACCCGCGCGGGCTTCACGGCCGCCGGCACGATCAACCGCAAGGACTTCGGCATCGTCTGGAACAAGACCCTCGACACCGGCGGGCTCATGCTCGGCGACGAAGTCGCCGTCTCCCTCGACATCGAGTCCGTCCTCAAGGCCAAGGAAGCTCCGGCCAAGGCCCCCGAGAAGAAGTGA
- a CDS encoding DUF3015 family protein — MKKALLAMLVLTSFISAAHAAGGSDPNIGCGLGTELFAGKLDKKVFALLGGTTNGTYTQTFGISSETAGCSVKGGWVRNEKKQAAYAEVNLQKLSTEMAQGGGEYLNAFASLMGANDEASKKAFISMTQEKYDVLFPTANTDSATMLRNLRAQMAVNPKLATL, encoded by the coding sequence ATGAAAAAGGCACTGTTGGCGATGTTGGTTCTGACGTCATTCATTTCCGCGGCGCACGCGGCCGGCGGCAGCGATCCGAACATCGGCTGTGGTCTCGGGACCGAGCTGTTCGCGGGCAAGCTGGACAAGAAGGTCTTTGCCCTGCTCGGCGGGACGACCAACGGGACGTACACGCAGACCTTCGGCATCAGCTCCGAGACCGCGGGCTGCAGCGTCAAGGGCGGCTGGGTGCGCAACGAGAAGAAGCAGGCCGCTTACGCGGAAGTCAACCTGCAGAAGCTCTCCACCGAGATGGCTCAGGGCGGCGGCGAGTACCTGAACGCCTTCGCCTCGCTCATGGGCGCCAACGACGAGGCCTCGAAGAAGGCCTTCATCTCGATGACCCAGGAGAAGTACGACGTCCTGTTCCCGACGGCGAACACGGACTCGGCGACCATGCTGCGCAACCTCCGCGCCCAGATGGCCGTCAACCCCAAGCTCGCGACCCTCTAA
- a CDS encoding L,D-transpeptidase: MSENPFGRTVYPLALALWTAAFGWRACAISRDGAALSREAGRLEDEARALDEGARSLRALAREAGERAGDARFLQDIPNILPEDKGYLRTQKAIEGEVGLLRAKVAKRLKGALHLVIDAKANKLYVKKGAQLLWQADVSVGRGGVLKDAKSGRKWEFVTPRGEFRVIGKAVNPQWRKPDWAYVEAGEPVPPPGDPSRMVSGELGGFVMNLGDGYLIHGTKREELLGRPASHGCVRVGAADLEKLYASVPNGTKVWIFE, translated from the coding sequence GTGAGCGAGAACCCGTTCGGGCGGACGGTCTATCCCCTGGCGCTCGCGCTGTGGACCGCGGCGTTCGGCTGGCGGGCCTGCGCGATCTCCCGGGACGGGGCCGCGCTGTCCCGCGAGGCGGGCCGCCTCGAGGACGAGGCCCGCGCGCTCGACGAGGGCGCGCGCAGCCTTCGGGCCCTGGCGCGCGAGGCCGGCGAGCGGGCGGGCGACGCGCGCTTCCTCCAGGACATCCCGAACATACTCCCCGAGGACAAGGGCTACCTGCGGACCCAGAAGGCCATCGAGGGCGAGGTCGGCCTGCTGCGCGCGAAGGTCGCCAAGCGCCTGAAGGGCGCCCTGCACTTGGTCATCGACGCGAAGGCCAACAAGCTCTATGTCAAGAAAGGAGCTCAGCTCCTTTGGCAGGCCGACGTCTCCGTGGGCCGCGGCGGCGTCCTCAAGGACGCCAAGAGCGGACGGAAGTGGGAGTTCGTGACGCCGCGCGGGGAGTTCCGCGTCATCGGCAAGGCGGTCAATCCCCAGTGGCGCAAGCCGGACTGGGCCTACGTGGAGGCGGGCGAGCCGGTGCCTCCTCCCGGGGACCCGTCCCGCATGGTGTCCGGCGAGCTCGGGGGCTTCGTCATGAACCTCGGCGACGGCTACCTGATCCACGGCACCAAGCGCGAGGAGCTGCTCGGGCGCCCGGCCTCGCACGGCTGCGTGCGCGTCGGCGCCGCGGACCTCGAGAAGCTGTACGCGTCCGTGCCGAACGGGACGAAGGTGTGGATCTTCGAATGA
- a CDS encoding amino acid permease — protein MTPPPHRLLTRFDLLCLGINAVVGSSVFLFPGRLAGHLGSASPLAYALTALLLAPVALCFAEASAEHDRAGGPALYAHAEFGPDWGFAIGWLCWITMVVSWAAVANGIASYLPWAAERPYIGKTVACLAIGGFGALNWRGVRLGAWTTDFFTVAKLIPIALIALAGLHALPAWRPQAPPQGWGEPLGAACFLAYFAYQGFETVPVPAGEARDPKRDVPFAVLAALGGSAVLYILVQVAALALVPGLAASERPLADAASALMGPWGGALVTAGAVISMTGYVAGSALGGPRYLVALSEEGHLPKVLSAVHPRFGTPSASILWSTGTALAAALLLDFEGLVDFSNVVIGAQFLSTCAVVLARRSRRARGRLGLAAGALVPLAGIGATAWLGAQGGWLQVAASAAVLAAGFALRAGARLLSRRRPA, from the coding sequence GTGACGCCGCCTCCCCATCGCCTGCTCACCCGTTTCGACCTGCTGTGCCTCGGGATCAACGCCGTGGTCGGCTCGAGCGTGTTCCTGTTCCCCGGGCGCCTGGCCGGCCACCTCGGCTCGGCCTCCCCGCTCGCCTACGCGCTGACCGCCCTGCTCCTGGCGCCCGTGGCGCTGTGCTTCGCGGAGGCCTCCGCGGAGCACGACCGCGCCGGCGGGCCGGCGCTGTACGCCCACGCGGAGTTCGGCCCGGATTGGGGCTTCGCCATCGGCTGGCTGTGCTGGATCACGATGGTCGTGAGCTGGGCCGCCGTGGCCAACGGCATCGCGTCGTACCTGCCGTGGGCGGCGGAGCGCCCGTATATCGGAAAGACCGTCGCCTGCCTCGCCATCGGCGGCTTCGGCGCGCTGAACTGGCGCGGCGTGCGCCTCGGGGCGTGGACCACGGATTTCTTCACCGTCGCCAAGCTCATCCCGATCGCGCTGATCGCGCTGGCCGGCCTGCACGCCCTGCCGGCGTGGCGTCCGCAGGCGCCGCCGCAGGGCTGGGGGGAGCCTCTCGGGGCCGCCTGCTTCCTCGCGTATTTCGCCTATCAGGGCTTCGAGACCGTGCCCGTGCCCGCGGGCGAGGCCCGAGACCCCAAGCGCGACGTGCCCTTCGCCGTGCTGGCGGCCCTCGGCGGCTCCGCCGTCCTCTATATCCTGGTCCAGGTCGCCGCGCTGGCCTTGGTCCCGGGGCTCGCCGCCTCGGAGCGCCCGCTCGCCGACGCCGCGTCCGCCTTGATGGGCCCGTGGGGCGGGGCGCTCGTGACCGCCGGGGCGGTGATCTCGATGACCGGCTACGTCGCCGGCTCGGCGCTGGGCGGCCCGCGCTATCTCGTGGCTCTCTCCGAGGAGGGGCATCTTCCCAAGGTCCTCTCCGCGGTCCATCCCCGCTTCGGCACGCCCTCGGCCTCGATCCTCTGGTCCACCGGCACGGCGCTGGCGGCCGCGTTGCTGCTCGACTTCGAAGGCCTCGTGGATTTCTCGAACGTCGTCATCGGGGCGCAGTTCCTGTCCACCTGCGCCGTCGTCCTCGCGCGCCGCTCCCGCCGCGCGCGGGGCCGGCTGGGCCTCGCCGCGGGCGCCCTCGTGCCGCTCGCGGGCATCGGGGCCACGGCGTGGCTCGGCGCCCAGGGCGGCTGGCTGCAGGTCGCGGCCTCGGCGGCCGTGCTCGCGGCGGGCTTCGCCCTGCGCGCCGGCGCGCGGCTCCTTTCCCGCCGGCGCCCGGCTTGA
- a CDS encoding CrcB family protein, which yields MIETLLALIAGGTVGVAARWAVSVSALAFLGGWLPWGTFAVNLSGCLLIGFFDAAAAKRGFGGPHGRMLLMTGFCGGYTTFSSLILELDSLLRAAPLRGAGYLVASVAAGLALFRAGAFLGGR from the coding sequence ATGATCGAGACTCTGCTGGCGCTGATCGCGGGCGGGACCGTGGGCGTGGCGGCGCGCTGGGCCGTTTCCGTCTCGGCGCTGGCTTTCCTCGGGGGCTGGCTGCCGTGGGGGACCTTCGCGGTCAACCTGAGCGGCTGCCTGCTCATCGGCTTCTTCGACGCCGCCGCCGCGAAGCGGGGCTTCGGCGGGCCCCACGGCCGCATGCTGCTGATGACGGGCTTCTGCGGCGGCTACACGACCTTCTCGTCCTTGATCCTCGAGCTCGACTCGCTGCTGCGCGCCGCCCCGCTGCGCGGCGCGGGCTACCTCGTCGCCAGCGTCGCGGCGGGGCTGGCCCTGTTCCGGGCCGGCGCCTTCCTCGGCGGCCGCTGA